The DNA region AGTTCGTCAAAAACTATCCTTATAAAACTTGTAAAACTTGCTATCCCTGTTACATTAGGCGTTTCGGTTTTTACATTAACGTCACTTATTGATACTGCAATGGTTATGAATCAACTGTATGGTCTTGGCTACGAAGAGATGCAAAGGCTCTCGATGTTTGGATATCTTAACCGTGCAATCACTCTTTTTAATCTTCCGCCAACTGTTATTGCTTCAATTGCAATTTCTATTGTTCCTGCAATTGCATCTGCTATTGCAGTAAAAGACGAAAAGAGTGCACATAAAAATGTTCAGTCCGCACTAAGACTTACGGTTCTTTTTGCAATGCCTTGTGCAGCAGGACTAAGTTCTCTTGCAAAACCTATACTGACATTATTATATCACGATGGCAACTATTCATTTTTACTTAATGTGATGGGAATTGCTACTTTGTTTGTAACAGTTGTTCAGGTTTCCAATGCAATTTTACAGGCATACGGGAAAGCATGGATACCGGTTAGAAATATGTTTATAGGCGGAGTAGTAAAAGTTGTTGTAAATTTAGTGCTTGTATCCCGTCCTGAATTTAATATTAACGGTGCACCGATTGGTACGACTTTATGCTATTTTACTGTTATGACACTTAATATTATGTCTATAAAAAAATATTCAGGTGTAAAATTAAGTGTATCAGGTTTTGTAGTAAAACCACTTATACTTGGTATTGTAACAGCAGTTTCTGCCTTTTATTCATATAATGTTTACGAAGGATTTTTGGGTAACACCATAGGTGTATTTGCTTCTATCTTAACTGCAGGTATATGTTATCTTTTTGTAATGCTTTTAATAAAATCTTTATCTAAAGATGATATACTTCTTCTTCCTAAAGGGAATGATATTTGTAAAATTTTGGAAAAATATAAGCTGATTTAAGTAAAAAAAGAAAAAAATTCAATCTTTTAACAAAGAAAGTATTGACAAATTGAATAAAATGTAAGATAATAACATTGTGTTATGTGGCATTTTTGCCCAAAATAATAAAAGAAGCGATGCTTTTTTAAAGAATTTAACTAAGTGTACATAACTAAGAAACACTTAATTAAAAATATAAATTTATATTATGAAAGGGGTATACTCATTATGAACAAAACTGAATTAATCAACGCTATCGTTGAAGAAGCAAAAATCTCTAAGAAAGATGCTACAGCTGCATTAGACGCTACTATCGATGCAATTACAAAAGCTCTTAAAAAAGGAGATAAAGTTCAGTTAGTTGGCTTTGGTTCTTACGAAGTTAGAAAAAGAGCAGCAAGAAAAGGTAGAAATCCTCAGACTAAAAAGGAAATTACTATACCTGCTACCAAAGTTCCAGTATTCAAAGCTGGTAAAGCTTTAAAAGATGCTGTTAAATAATTAGAATTTAATTATCTTAAAAGTATAAAAAAAATCCGGACAAGTTGTTCGGATTTTTTTTGCATATTGGGTTCAAGTATTACTGCATTAGTGCAGTAATACTCGAACACAATATGGTTTTAAAATGGAAATTTCGCGTAATATGGCAGAAATCCCTGCGAACATACGAAAGTATAATTCTTGAAATTTCTTTATCTTACCCAAAATTTCTCATTTTAAAACTCGCAGACCTTAAACCTTGGAAAATTTTCAAGATTTTTGATGCGGAGTCTGCAGTCAGGCTGTCGCCTTACAAAGACGACAAATTAAAAAGATTGGAATTTAACAGGTTTAAGGCATATTGGGTTCAAGTATTACTGCACTAACTCAGCATTTTATGAATTAAAAATGAATATTATTTAATATCTCTTGATTTTTCTTTATAAAATTGTTATTATATATAAAGAGGTGACGCGAGATTATGGATAAAATTAAAATCATAACGGATACTGCATCAGATATAGATATAATAACAGCGAATGAAAATGATATATGTATGTTGCCTTTTACTATTGTAGTTGACGGGAAACAATACAAAGAGCAGTATGATTTATCAAAAGAAGAATACTGGAGCATTTTATCTGAATGTGAAACTATTCCTTCCACTGCACAAGTTAGTCCTCAGGAATTCTTAGATTGTTATATAGAACAGTATAAATTAGGATATAATAAATTTATTGTTGTGCTTATAAACGGAACAGCAAGTGGTACTTTCAACAGCGCTAATCTGGCAAAGGATATGTTTTTGGAAAAATATCCTGATGAGGTTGAGTTTAAATTTATTGATTCCAAACTATATACAGCACTTTATGGCAAACCGATTCTTGACGGAGCAAAACTTATAAAAGAAGGAAAGAGTTTTTCTGAGGTATGCTCATTTTTGGAAAATCGTATTTCAAAAATGAGAGCATACGCGTATATGACAACTTTGAAATTTGCCAAAATGAGTGGCAGAATATCGATTTTGTCTGCGATTGTCGGGGAAGCACTGGGCTTGAAACCTGTTATGAAAATTTATGACAGGAAGGTGGAAGTGTACTCTAAAACGAGAGGCGAAAAAGCCGCTTTATCCAAAGTGTTGGAAGCAGTAAAAGAAGATGCATTCGACATAGAAAATGAAGAAATAATTTTAGTACATGGAAGCAATTCGGAAGAAATATTATTAAAAATAGAAGAGGAAATTAAAAAAGTTTTAAATCCTAAATCTATTATAAGATGGAAACTCGGTTGCTGTATTACTACCAATACAGGTCCTGAAACAATCGGTGTTTTATACTACGGAAAGTAAAATTTAAAATGCGGTGTCTGAAAAATCAGATACCGCATTTTTAAAATTAATCAAAATGTTTACATAAAATTCTTACTGCTGATTTTACCATTTCTACGCATGGTCTTTTCTTGTAATACTCATCAGTTCTTTTTTCGGGAATCGGTTCTTCTCTTTTTACCGAAAGTCCAAGTAATTCCCTGCAAACAATTGAAGAATTTTCCTCTTCAAATTCTTTTACAATATTTTGAATAAAAGAATAAAGTTCCTTTTTTGCCTGGTCGTCCTTCGGATTATTATAACCCTTTAATATACTTGATACTAGCACCATTCCGCTTACTGCACCGCATACTTCTCTTAGCCTTCCCATTCCTCCGCCAAATCCTGATGACATAAGGGTAAGAGTATCAAAATCAAAGGGCAGTAAATCAGAAAAAGCGCCAACAACTGCCTGAGAACAATTATATCCTTCTTTAAACAATTTTTCGCTTTTTTCTACTCTTTGCATAATAGTTTCTCCACTGTATTCGCACAGTTGTCAAGATGTTTTTTGCTATAGAGTTCAATAAGACCGCTGTCAACATTTTCAGCAAGAATTGGGTCAATAGGCATTTTTGCAAGAACAGGAACACCGAATTCTTCAGCAATTTTGTCAATATTGCTTTCTCCGAAAACTTTAATTTGTTTTTTGCAGTCAGGACATTCAAGATAACTGTAATTTTCAACTATACCGATAACAGGAATATTCATAAGTTTAGCCATATTAAGCGCTTTTTTTACAATCATTGAAACCAGGTCCTGAGGAGAGGTAACAATAATTATTCCGTCAACAGGAATAGTCTGGAAAACGGTAAGAGGAACATCGCCTGTTCCAGGAGGCATATCGATAAACATAAAGTCAACATCTGACCAGATAACGTCTGTCCAGAATTGTTTAACGGTACCTGCTATAACAGGACCTCTCCATACTACAGGGTCCGTTTCATTTTCGAGTAGCAGATTGAGAGACATTATATCAATCCCTGTTTTAGATTTAACAGGATAAAGTCCAAACTGATTTCCCATAGCCTTTTCTTTTAAACCAAACGCTTTGGGAATCGAAGGGCCGGTAATATCTGCGTCTAAAATGGCACTGTTATATCCTTTTCTGTTCATTAGTATAGCCATTAAAGAGGTAACCATGGATTTACCTACTCCGCCTTTACCGCTTACGATACCGATTACTTTCTTTATGTCAGAAAGTTCGTGGGGTTTTTCAATCAGACTTTCAGGTTTAGCCTGAGAGCATTTTTCTGAACAACTGCTGCAATCATGTGTACATTCGCTCATTTTTCATTTCTCCTTATATATGTAATTTATTCTATTATAGTACATTTTATAAATTAAATCAACTTTTTTAGAAGATTATTAAGAAATTTGTAAAGATAATACTTGAAAAATACAATTGATTTTGGTATAATAATCGTATGTTTATGCTTATAAACATTTTAATGTGAAAGGAAATCCTTTGTTATGCCCAGATTTTTTGCAAATGCTTTTGATATAAAGGAAGAAGGAATAGTTTTAACGGGCGAAAATATGCATCACCTTATAAAAGTGCTAAGGCATAAAAAAGGTGATGAGATTATCGTGTGTGACGGAGCAGGTTTTGATTACCTGTGCGTTATTTCAGATGTCAAAGAAGATAAAGTAAATCTTAAAATTCTTGATAAATACGGAAGTTTAGGTGATCCTGAAATTAAAATTTCTTTGTTTCAGGGTGTTCCTAAAGGGGACAAGTTCTCTCTTATTGTAGAAAAGTGTGTTGAAGCGGGAGTTTATGATATAACCCCTGTTAATATGGCAAGATGTATATCCCATCTTTCGCCAAAAGATTTTTCAAAGAAAAAAGAGAGGTTTGAAAAAATTTCTTTGTCTGCTTCTAAACAATCAGGCAGAGGAACTGTGCCGAATATAAACGAACTTATAGAGTTTGATGAATTTATAGATAGAAAAGATAAATTTGACCTTGTTGTTTTCCCTTATGAAGAAGCAAAGGATAAAACATTAAAATCTGTTATAAAAGACTTTAAAGGCAAAAAAATAGCAATGATAATAGGTCCTGAGGGCGGTTTTTCAAAAGAAGAAGTTCAGAAACTTGTTTTAAACGGGATAACACCTGTTACACTTGGCAGAAGAATTTTAAGAACCGAAACTGCCGGTATGGCGGCGATATTTAATATATTATATGAATTGGAACTATAGAAAGGAATTTGACAATGGGAAAGAATACAAAAAAAGATATTCAGAAAAAAGCAGAAATTAAAAATCAGTTAGAGCATATTTCTAATAAAACACTTGTGATATTTACCGTTTCTTTAATATCGGGAATAGTGCTTTTGTTTTTATACACTGCTTTTAAAGGAGTTGGCTCCTATATTCCTAAACTTCAGGGATTTGTTACATTCGTTTCAGTATTTGCTTTAATAAGTTTTATAGCAATGCTTATAGTTTCTTTGGTGTTAAAGAAGAATGAAGTATCAAGAGGGCTTAAGAACTGGTCATTTGTTTCTCTTGCAATAAGCGTATGTTCTTTCTTTATCTATCCTGTTGATATAGTAACCGGTTTATTTTCTATGATAGGGCTTTCAAATAAAGGCGGAGTAATTGCAATGAAACTTTCTAAAATTATGGGTTCAACTGCAATTTTAGCAATCATCATCGGTCTTATCATATATGTGACTATCGTATTTATTTACTATAATATAAAATCAAATAAAATTAAAAAAAATAAGTAATTTGGAAAGGGTTTTTTAAGATGAATAATTCAGAAAAAACAATGGAAAAAATAGTAGCGTTATGTAAAGGCAGAGGCTTTGTTTATTCCGGTTCTGAAATATATGGAGGACTTGCAAATACTTGGGATTACGGTCCTTTGGGAGTAGAATTTAAAAATAATGTAAAAAAAGCATGGTGGAAAAAGTTTATTCAGGAAAGTCCTTATAATGTAGGTCTTGATGCTGCTATATTAATGAATCCGAAAACATGGGTTGCATCAGGTCACGTAGGCGGTTTTTCCGATCCTTTGATGGATTGTAAAGACTGTAAAACAAGGCACAGAGCCGACCACTTAATTGAAGAAGCAGAAGGCGTAAGCCCTAACGGATGGTCTAATGAACAAATGCTTGAATTCATTAAGGAAAAAGGCATTAAATGCCCTGACTGTGGCTCAACCAATTTTACAGATATAAGAAAATTCAATCTTATGTTTAAAACTTTTCAGGGTGTTACAGAAGACAGTAAGGCAGAATTGTATTTAAGACCTGAAACTGCTCAGGGTATATTTGTAAACTTTAAAAATGTTCAAAGAACTGCAAGAAAGAAATTGCCTTTCGGTATAGGTCAGATAGGCAAGTCTTTCAGAAACGAAATCACACCCGGTAACTTTACATTCAGAACAAGAGAGTTCGAACAAATGGAACTTGAATTCTTCTGCAAACCGGGCGAAGATTTAGAGTGGTTTGATTACTGGCAGGAATATTGTAAAAATTTCCTTTTAAGTTTGAATATAAAAGAAGAAAACATTAAATTAAGACAACACGAAAAAGAAGAACTTTCTCACTATTCAAATGCTACAACTGATATAGAATATTTGTTCCCATTTGGCTGGGGAGAACTTTGGGGAGTTGCTGACAGAACTGACTTTGACTTAAAACAGCATATTGAACATTCAGGGGAAAACTTAGAATATACTGACCCTGAAACAGGCGAAAAATATATTCCGTACTGTATTGAACCATCTTTAGGGGCAGACAGGGTTGCTTTGGCACTTTTGGTTGAAGCCTATGATGAAGAAGTTGTAGATGAAGAGAAGAATGATGTAAGATGTGTTTTAAGACTTCATCCTTATCTTTCACCTGTTAAGTGTGCAATTCTTCCTTTATCCAAGAAACTTTCTGACGGTGCTTTAGAAGTATATAATAAACTTTCCAAAAAGTTTAACTGCGAATATGACGAATCAGGAAGTATCGGAAAACGTTACAGACGTCAGGACGAAATCGGTACACCTTTATGTATTACTTTTGACTTTGATTCTCTTAATGATAATGCTGTTACAGTAAGAGACAGGGATACAATGCAACAGGAAAGAATTAAAATAGAAGATTTGGAAAAGTATATTGAAAAGAAATTAGAATTTTAGCATAAAAGAGTGTTTAAAAAGCTGTTGCTTTTCAAACACTCTTTTTAAAATAACATATAATACATTCATATACGGGGAGGTATAAGAAATGATAGATTTAATAAAAGACGGAGTGTATCTTATAGACGGAAAAGATATACTAAAAAGCGAAGAATTTTCTCAAAAATTAAATTTAAAACCTGATAAAGACCTTTATAAAAAAGGTACTATGGCTTATAAAATATTAGATAAGCATAACACATCAGGGGATATGGAAAACCTTAAAATAAAGTTTGATAAAAT from Oscillospiraceae bacterium includes:
- a CDS encoding polysaccharide biosynthesis protein → MKLPESKKKGTNFLIGAFIIALSHILVKIIGAVYKIPLDGLILKTEGMGIYSSSYTIYNWLFVISTAGLPVAISKMVAEARALGKLKESEKIFKISKILLFFVGITAFLIMFVFAVPFSRLIKAESSYLTMMVMAPSLFFVAMSSSFRGYYQGKENMLPTAISEIIEALFKLIFGLSFAYLAMKLWNKAYIGSAGAISGITLGTFFSFLFLVIYHKNKKEVIKISEFDDTVSSSKTILIKLVKLAIPVTLGVSVFTLTSLIDTAMVMNQLYGLGYEEMQRLSMFGYLNRAITLFNLPPTVIASIAISIVPAIASAIAVKDEKSAHKNVQSALRLTVLFAMPCAAGLSSLAKPILTLLYHDGNYSFLLNVMGIATLFVTVVQVSNAILQAYGKAWIPVRNMFIGGVVKVVVNLVLVSRPEFNINGAPIGTTLCYFTVMTLNIMSIKKYSGVKLSVSGFVVKPLILGIVTAVSAFYSYNVYEGFLGNTIGVFASILTAGICYLFVMLLIKSLSKDDILLLPKGNDICKILEKYKLI
- a CDS encoding HU family DNA-binding protein, giving the protein MNKTELINAIVEEAKISKKDATAALDATIDAITKALKKGDKVQLVGFGSYEVRKRAARKGRNPQTKKEITIPATKVPVFKAGKALKDAVK
- a CDS encoding DegV family protein, whose amino-acid sequence is MDKIKIITDTASDIDIITANENDICMLPFTIVVDGKQYKEQYDLSKEEYWSILSECETIPSTAQVSPQEFLDCYIEQYKLGYNKFIVVLINGTASGTFNSANLAKDMFLEKYPDEVEFKFIDSKLYTALYGKPILDGAKLIKEGKSFSEVCSFLENRISKMRAYAYMTTLKFAKMSGRISILSAIVGEALGLKPVMKIYDRKVEVYSKTRGEKAALSKVLEAVKEDAFDIENEEIILVHGSNSEEILLKIEEEIKKVLNPKSIIRWKLGCCITTNTGPETIGVLYYGK
- a CDS encoding C_GCAxxG_C_C family protein, with product MMQRVEKSEKLFKEGYNCSQAVVGAFSDLLPFDFDTLTLMSSGFGGGMGRLREVCGAVSGMVLVSSILKGYNNPKDDQAKKELYSFIQNIVKEFEEENSSIVCRELLGLSVKREEPIPEKRTDEYYKKRPCVEMVKSAVRILCKHFD
- a CDS encoding Mrp/NBP35 family ATP-binding protein yields the protein MSECTHDCSSCSEKCSQAKPESLIEKPHELSDIKKVIGIVSGKGGVGKSMVTSLMAILMNRKGYNSAILDADITGPSIPKAFGLKEKAMGNQFGLYPVKSKTGIDIMSLNLLLENETDPVVWRGPVIAGTVKQFWTDVIWSDVDFMFIDMPPGTGDVPLTVFQTIPVDGIIIVTSPQDLVSMIVKKALNMAKLMNIPVIGIVENYSYLECPDCKKQIKVFGESNIDKIAEEFGVPVLAKMPIDPILAENVDSGLIELYSKKHLDNCANTVEKLLCKE
- a CDS encoding 16S rRNA (uracil(1498)-N(3))-methyltransferase; the encoded protein is MPRFFANAFDIKEEGIVLTGENMHHLIKVLRHKKGDEIIVCDGAGFDYLCVISDVKEDKVNLKILDKYGSLGDPEIKISLFQGVPKGDKFSLIVEKCVEAGVYDITPVNMARCISHLSPKDFSKKKERFEKISLSASKQSGRGTVPNINELIEFDEFIDRKDKFDLVVFPYEEAKDKTLKSVIKDFKGKKIAMIIGPEGGFSKEEVQKLVLNGITPVTLGRRILRTETAGMAAIFNILYELEL
- a CDS encoding glycine--tRNA ligase, with the protein product MNNSEKTMEKIVALCKGRGFVYSGSEIYGGLANTWDYGPLGVEFKNNVKKAWWKKFIQESPYNVGLDAAILMNPKTWVASGHVGGFSDPLMDCKDCKTRHRADHLIEEAEGVSPNGWSNEQMLEFIKEKGIKCPDCGSTNFTDIRKFNLMFKTFQGVTEDSKAELYLRPETAQGIFVNFKNVQRTARKKLPFGIGQIGKSFRNEITPGNFTFRTREFEQMELEFFCKPGEDLEWFDYWQEYCKNFLLSLNIKEENIKLRQHEKEELSHYSNATTDIEYLFPFGWGELWGVADRTDFDLKQHIEHSGENLEYTDPETGEKYIPYCIEPSLGADRVALALLVEAYDEEVVDEEKNDVRCVLRLHPYLSPVKCAILPLSKKLSDGALEVYNKLSKKFNCEYDESGSIGKRYRRQDEIGTPLCITFDFDSLNDNAVTVRDRDTMQQERIKIEDLEKYIEKKLEF